AGTCGACGCTGTTCACGATGGACCTCGTCGTCTGGCTCCTCGCCGGCGGTGGTCGGTGCGATCCGCTTCGCGGGCGGGCGACCAGGATCATGCTCGGGAGCTTCGGCTACAAGGTAGCGACGCACTATGTCGGCCGGATCGCTCGCCTCCTCGAATCGCCGCGACCGTTCTACGACAAGGGCAGGTCGCTCCGTGCGGAGCGCTCAATCGTGCATGCGTTCGGGAGGTTCAAGCCGCGACAGCAAGGGATCCCATGGAAGGCCGACGAGTTCATCGTCGAGCAGCTCGAGGACGTCGATCTGAGCGAGAAGGAGCCGAGCTGCCAGGCGGCCTCGTTCGAATCGCGGTTCCTCGGCGAGCGCGTTGAGCTCGCGATCTGGGACGACCTCGTCACGACGGCGAACGTCCGATCCGTTGAGGTCCGAACCGAGCTCGCGCGTTGGTATGAGGATGAGGTGGAGTCGCGTGTCGAGCCGGGCGGTTCGCTCCTGCTCGTCGGTCAGCGTCTCTCTCCCGATGACTTGTATCGGTCGAGGCTCGACATCAACTACGTGGACGATGAAGGCGTGCCACGCCGCAAGTACACCCACGTGAAGTACCCGGCGCATCACGAGGCGACGTGCGATGTCGCCACGCCGAACGGATCGCATCGCCAGTGGGACGCGCGTGAAGACGGCTGTTTGTTGGACGCAGAGCGATTGTCGTGGGCGGAGCTGCAGGCGGAACGCGCATCGAACCCTCGGAAGTTTCAGCTCGTGTATCAGCAGCTAGACGTAGATCCGTCCTCCGCGTTGGTCGATCCGGCATGGCTCGAGGGCGGTGTCGATCGCGACGGCGTCCTCGCGCCGGGGTGTCGCGACGAGGACCGAGGGTTCCTCGAATGGCCGCAGGGCGTCTCGGGTCTCGTCGACTACGTGTCCGTCGACCCGAGCGCCGGCAACTTCTGGGGCATCGAGTGGTGGGCGATCCAACCCGAGACGAAGGTTCGATACCTCATCCGAGGACTTCGCTCGTCGCGGTTCACTGCCGGCGATCTCCTGCAGTGGTCCACGTCGCGAAGTGACCTGACCGGCCTCATGCAAGAGTGGCAAGTGCTATCCCTCGAACTCCATCATCCGATCCGGTGCTGGGTGATCGAGGGGAACTCGGCGTTCAAAGGGTTGGTGCAATACGACCACTTCCGCGCGTGGCAACGACGCCACGGCGCGGCGGTGATCCTGCATCAGACGCAGCGGAACAAGAACGATGAACAGACGGGCGTCGAGGCTCTGCTGCCGCCCCTCTACCGACAGGGACTCAAACGACTGCCGGCGAGCCGTGGCGACATGGACGCGCGAGGGTTCACGATCAAGTTCGCGAAGGAGCTCACCGAGTACCCCGAATCAGCGACGAAGGACTTGGTGATGGCAGATTGGCAAGCGGAGTGGAACATGGCGAAGATCCTTGCGGTCGGTCGTCGTGCTACCGGCCGTGCGATCGTCGACACGGCGCTCCCGCCGTACCTCGAGGCGAAACGGGGCGAGATCGAGTTCGAGGACGCGCTTTCGTGATGTCGTGAGCGATCTGCACTCTCATGACGTCGGTTCGGTGTCGCGCTGCCGTTCTTGGCTGAGCACTTGCAGTTCACTCTCGATCCTGTCGAGTCGAGCGGCGATATCCCGAAGCCCGACGTCGTCTGTTGGCGTATCGACCTCGCGGCCTCGCTCAAGCAGGAAGGAAGCTAGAGACGCCGCGAGTAGCCCAAATACGCCAACCCCAATGAGCATTAGCGCTACTCCGACGCCGCGCCCGATCGGAGACGTTGGGAAACGGTCTCCGTACCCAACCGTGGTCAGAGTCGTAATCGCCCACCACAGGCCGTCGCCCACCGTCTCGATGTTCTTGTCGGGGCTTTCCTGCTCGACGGCCCACACGAGCACACCGGCTCCGCATGTAAGAACGCCCACCGTGAGCAGCGTGTAGCCGAGCCCATGGCGAGTCAGCACGACCCGTGCGGCGCCTAACCCGCGCATCAGGAACACAACGACCCGGGACGCGCGCAAGAGCCGGAGCAGGCGCGCCGAACGCACAACCCTGAGGGGTCTCAGCAACGGCAAAGCGACGACGACGAGATCGACGACGTTCGCTCGCACGAACGCGCGCTTCGACGGCGCGAGGTACAGGCGGACTCCGTACTCCACGGCGAAGAGACCCCAGATGATCCAGTCCGCCGTGAAGAACGCCGTTTCAGTCGCAGGGGATAGGTCGGCGACCCAAGGGATGACCAGCAGCGGGATGATGGCGAGCGACAGGACCATCATGAGCCACGCCGTCTGTCGCTCGAAGCGATCGAGGGCTTCGGCCGAACCGCTCATGCCGCCATCGTGCAGGATTCGACACTAAGGATGCCCACTTAGACAATCCGAAGGCCGGAGGGGAGAATCACGAACCGATCTTCAACCCAATCATGAGATGGCTCCGGCCAACTCGTCGAGCGTCCGATACTCGAAAATTCGCGTTCGCGCCGGCCTGATTGCTGTCGCACAGAGGCTGCGCCACCTGTTCCGCACGTCCTGATTCGGATTGGCAACTACGAGCGCCGACAACCGGCGAGGGACTTCAGTCGCGAGATGAAGCCGAATGAGAGCCTGCGAAAGAGCGTCGACGTCGGGCGCCGAATACCCCACGACGACGAGGGCCCTGCAGCGCGCAAGCGCATCCCGAGCAGCGGCCCACACCGTGGCGAATGGTTCGGCCGCTATGGACTTGCCAGCAATAGGTGGAATGATTCTCTCCGCCGCTGACCCCACGTAGGGATCGGCCCGAAGCGCAAGCGTTGTGACTCCTCCTTTGCTCGAGACACGCCAGTTCAACGACCCATGTGGCTTCAGCAATTGAATTGGCGACCGAATCCGGCGGCGCACCGGTCCTCCCCAATACTGAGCACCCAAGGCAGCCGCAAAACCGTAGCTTCGCGCCGGATCGAACCGCGACTGGACGCCATGAACGGTAGCCAGAGTTTGATCGATGAGACAGTCATAATTGAAACTGATTACGGAGTCCCCGCTGCGAAGCGTTGAAACGATGGCATTGTGAAAGTCGCAGCTCCGATCGCCGATCGCCTCGG
This region of Actinomycetota bacterium genomic DNA includes:
- a CDS encoding ion transporter, yielding MSGSAEALDRFERQTAWLMMVLSLAIIPLLVIPWVADLSPATETAFFTADWIIWGLFAVEYGVRLYLAPSKRAFVRANVVDLVVVALPLLRPLRVVRSARLLRLLRASRVVVFLMRGLGAARVVLTRHGLGYTLLTVGVLTCGAGVLVWAVEQESPDKNIETVGDGLWWAITTLTTVGYGDRFPTSPIGRGVGVALMLIGVGVFGLLAASLASFLLERGREVDTPTDDVGLRDIAARLDRIESELQVLSQERQRDTEPTS